A stretch of the Arachis stenosperma cultivar V10309 chromosome 6, arast.V10309.gnm1.PFL2, whole genome shotgun sequence genome encodes the following:
- the LOC130934407 gene encoding inactive LRR receptor-like serine/threonine-protein kinase BIR2 isoform X2, whose translation MDLKNCFLLLLLTSFLVCGCSQVEDDVTCLKGFKDSLSDPQQRLAKWNLENKTAGSVCNYDGVSCWNPQENRIIGLDLSGMNLSGKIPESIKYCSKNLQKLVLGSNSLSENCSYLNELEISDNDLSGPIPAEIGSLVRLNKFSVANNHLTGAIPGSLLRFGKEAFDGNSGLCSKCGGLSKKNLAIIIAAGVFGAAVSLLLAFGLWWWYHLGSSRDKRGYGIGSTTDGGDNWALSLRGHKLVQVTLFQKPIVKVKLGDLMAATNNFSAENVLMATRTGTTYKADLRDGSTLAVKRLSKCKIGEKQFRMEMNRLGQVRHPNLAPLLGFCVVEDEKLLVYKHMSNGTLYSLLHKNRGVLDWEMRFRIGLGAARGLAWLHHGCHPPIIQQNICSNVILVDEDFDARIMDFGLARLLQSDTNESSFVNGDLGELGYVAPEYPSTMVASLKGDVYGFGIVLLELATGRKPLDVNNVEEEFKGNLVDWVNKLSSSGRAKDCIDKAIFGRGHDEEILKFMKIASSCVVPHPKERLSMFEVYNSLKSMAKDHSFSEYDDEFPLIFGKPGNERA comes from the exons ATGGATCTGAAGAACTGCTTCTTGCTACTCTTGTTGACGAGCTTCTTGGTTTGTGGTTGTTCGCAGGTTGAAGACGACGTGACTTGCCTGAAAGGCTTCAAGGACTCTCTGAGTGACCCTCAACAGAGACTCGCCAAGTGGAATTTGGAAAACAAGACAGCCGGTTCCGTCTGCAACTACGATGGTGTGTCATGCTGGAACCCGCAGGAGAATCGTATTATTGGTCTTGATCTTAGTGGGATGAATCTATCCGGTAAGATTCCGGAGTCCATCAAGTACTGCAGTAAGAATCTTCAGAAGCTCGTACTTGGATCCAACTCGCTCTCAG AGAATTGTTCTTACTTGAACGAGTTAGAGATCTCCGATAACGACCTTTCGGGTCCTATTCCCGCTGAAATTGGGAGCTTGGTGAGGCTGAATAAGTTCTCCGTTGCTAACAATCACCTCACCGGCGCGATTCCTGGCTCTCTTTTGCGGTTTGGGAAGGAAGCCTTTGATGGGAATAGTGGGCTGTGTTCCAAGTGTGGTGGATTAAGCAAGAAGAATCTTGCGATTATTATTGCTGCTGGGGTATTTGGTGCTGCGGTTTCGTTGTTGTTAGCTTTTGGGTTGTGGTGGTGGTACCATTTGGGATCGAGTAGGGATAAGAGAGGGTATGGGATTGGAAGCACTACCGATGGTGGTGATAATTGGGCTTTGAGTTTGAGAGGTCACAAGCTTGTTCAGGTTACTCTGTTTCAGAAGCCAATTGTGAAGGTTAAGTTAGGGGATTTGATGGCTGCAACTAATAACTTTAGTGCTGAGAACGTTCTTATGGCGACGAGGACGGGGACTACTTATAAGGCGGATCTTCGTGATGGCTCCACGCTCGCGGTGAAGCGGCTTAGTAAGTGTAAGATTGGGGAGAAGCAGTTTCGGATGGAGATGAATAGGCTAGGCCAGGTTAGGCACCCGAATTTGGCTCCCCTGTTGGGTTTCTGTGTGGTGGAAGATGAGAAGCTTTTGGTTTATAAGCACATGTCAAATGGGACTCTCTATAGCTTGTTGCATAAGAATCGTGGTGTGTTGGATTGGGAGATGAGGTTCAGAATTGGATTGGGCGCAGCAAGGGGCCTCGCTTGGCTACACCACGGGTGTCATCCTCCAATTATACAGCAGAATATCTGCTCCAATGTGATTCTTGTCGATGAAGATTTTGATGCGCGGATAATGGACTTTGGGCTTGCCAGGCTGTTGCAATCTGATACTAATGAGAGTAGTTTTGTTAATGGGGATCTGGGAGAACTTGGCTACGTTGCGCCGGAGTATCCGAGTACAATGGTTGCTTCTCTAAAAGGGGATGTTTATGGTTTTGGAATTGTGCTTCTGGAGTTGGCCACCGGTCGAAAACCTCTCGATGTCAACAATGTAGAGGAAGAATTTAAGGGTAATTTGGTGGATTGGGTGAACAAGCTTTCTAGTTCAGGTAGAGCAAAGGATTGCATTGATAAAGCTATATTTGGAAGGGGACATGACGAGGAGATACTCAAGTTCATGAAAATAGCGTCTAGTTGTGTAGTTCCTCACCCTAAGGAGAGGTTGTCTATGTTCGAGGTTTATAATTCCTTGAAGAGTATGGCAAAAGATCACAGTTTCTCtgaatatgatgatgaatttCCATTGATCTTTGGTAAACCCGGAAATGAGAGGGCTTAG
- the LOC130936712 gene encoding uncharacterized protein LOC130936712 has product MSMAGTERDHPQKQLLSLIRNFASEKSQGERRVVTLRKQIEKLTSDLSVVNVELEDAKRCKELTEQEIIGFEVQFSMSEASAQTLEARISRIQYEISALRSEVETLKMEEAALREQFIHSMLDLNAKIRRFHESIINCDIEAVDCEAYTDAPQVNMKENENDDEIVALESMLSDILSQTTKEDEEYRAEIETHKKVQQELLDCETKVSLLNTIVTETRALQDLTIYPYEYSNHIVAVLLCAAQVTQYILYKFR; this is encoded by the exons ATGTCCATGGCGGGAACGGAAAGGGATCATCCACAGAAGCAACTCTTGAGCCTCATCCGCAATTTTGCCTCCGAGAAATCTCAAGGAG AACGAAGGGTAGTTACTCTGAGAAAGCAAATCGAGAAGCTCACTTCTGATTTGAGCGTTGTTAACGTGGAGCTTGAAGATGCTAAGCGATGCAAAGAACTCACTGAGCAGGAGATTATAGGTTTTGAAGTTCAATTTTCCATGAGTGAAGCTTCAGCTCAAACGCTCGAG GCAAGGATATCTCGAATTCAATATGAAATCTCTGCTCTGAGATCTGAAGTGGAAACTCTCAAG ATGGAAGAAGCAGCTTTACG TGAGCAATTCATCCACAGCATGCTTGATCTGAATGCCAAGATAAG GAGATTTCATGAGAGCATCATTAATTGTGATATTGAAGCAGTAGATTGTGAAGCTTATACAG ATGCACCACAAGTGAATATGAAAGagaatgagaatgatgatgaaatTGTTGCTCTTGAAAGTATGCTTTCGGATATACTATCTCAAACAACTAAAGAGGATGAGGAATACCGAGCAGAAATCGAAACTCATAAGAAA GTTCAGCAGGAACTGCTTGATTGTGAAACAAAGGTGTCTTTATTGAACACGATAGTCACAGAAACAAGAGCATTGCAGGATCTAACCATATATCCTTATGAATattcaaatcatatagttgctGTTTTACTCTGTGCTGCGCAGGTTACACAGTACATACTATATAAATTCCGTTGA
- the LOC130934407 gene encoding inactive LRR receptor-like serine/threonine-protein kinase BIR2 isoform X1, whose translation MDLKNCFLLLLLTSFLVCGCSQVEDDVTCLKGFKDSLSDPQQRLAKWNLENKTAGSVCNYDGVSCWNPQENRIIGLDLSGMNLSGKIPESIKYCSKNLQKLVLGSNSLSGSIPPKICDWLPYLVTLDLSNNDLSGPIPAALENCSYLNELEISDNDLSGPIPAEIGSLVRLNKFSVANNHLTGAIPGSLLRFGKEAFDGNSGLCSKCGGLSKKNLAIIIAAGVFGAAVSLLLAFGLWWWYHLGSSRDKRGYGIGSTTDGGDNWALSLRGHKLVQVTLFQKPIVKVKLGDLMAATNNFSAENVLMATRTGTTYKADLRDGSTLAVKRLSKCKIGEKQFRMEMNRLGQVRHPNLAPLLGFCVVEDEKLLVYKHMSNGTLYSLLHKNRGVLDWEMRFRIGLGAARGLAWLHHGCHPPIIQQNICSNVILVDEDFDARIMDFGLARLLQSDTNESSFVNGDLGELGYVAPEYPSTMVASLKGDVYGFGIVLLELATGRKPLDVNNVEEEFKGNLVDWVNKLSSSGRAKDCIDKAIFGRGHDEEILKFMKIASSCVVPHPKERLSMFEVYNSLKSMAKDHSFSEYDDEFPLIFGKPGNERA comes from the coding sequence ATGGATCTGAAGAACTGCTTCTTGCTACTCTTGTTGACGAGCTTCTTGGTTTGTGGTTGTTCGCAGGTTGAAGACGACGTGACTTGCCTGAAAGGCTTCAAGGACTCTCTGAGTGACCCTCAACAGAGACTCGCCAAGTGGAATTTGGAAAACAAGACAGCCGGTTCCGTCTGCAACTACGATGGTGTGTCATGCTGGAACCCGCAGGAGAATCGTATTATTGGTCTTGATCTTAGTGGGATGAATCTATCCGGTAAGATTCCGGAGTCCATCAAGTACTGCAGTAAGAATCTTCAGAAGCTCGTACTTGGATCCAACTCGCTCTCAGGTTCGATTCCTCCCAAGATCTGTGATTGGTTGCCGTATTTGGTCACACTGGACCTTTCTAACAACGATCTTTCTGGTCCTATTCCGGCTGCGTTAGAGAATTGTTCTTACTTGAACGAGTTAGAGATCTCCGATAACGACCTTTCGGGTCCTATTCCCGCTGAAATTGGGAGCTTGGTGAGGCTGAATAAGTTCTCCGTTGCTAACAATCACCTCACCGGCGCGATTCCTGGCTCTCTTTTGCGGTTTGGGAAGGAAGCCTTTGATGGGAATAGTGGGCTGTGTTCCAAGTGTGGTGGATTAAGCAAGAAGAATCTTGCGATTATTATTGCTGCTGGGGTATTTGGTGCTGCGGTTTCGTTGTTGTTAGCTTTTGGGTTGTGGTGGTGGTACCATTTGGGATCGAGTAGGGATAAGAGAGGGTATGGGATTGGAAGCACTACCGATGGTGGTGATAATTGGGCTTTGAGTTTGAGAGGTCACAAGCTTGTTCAGGTTACTCTGTTTCAGAAGCCAATTGTGAAGGTTAAGTTAGGGGATTTGATGGCTGCAACTAATAACTTTAGTGCTGAGAACGTTCTTATGGCGACGAGGACGGGGACTACTTATAAGGCGGATCTTCGTGATGGCTCCACGCTCGCGGTGAAGCGGCTTAGTAAGTGTAAGATTGGGGAGAAGCAGTTTCGGATGGAGATGAATAGGCTAGGCCAGGTTAGGCACCCGAATTTGGCTCCCCTGTTGGGTTTCTGTGTGGTGGAAGATGAGAAGCTTTTGGTTTATAAGCACATGTCAAATGGGACTCTCTATAGCTTGTTGCATAAGAATCGTGGTGTGTTGGATTGGGAGATGAGGTTCAGAATTGGATTGGGCGCAGCAAGGGGCCTCGCTTGGCTACACCACGGGTGTCATCCTCCAATTATACAGCAGAATATCTGCTCCAATGTGATTCTTGTCGATGAAGATTTTGATGCGCGGATAATGGACTTTGGGCTTGCCAGGCTGTTGCAATCTGATACTAATGAGAGTAGTTTTGTTAATGGGGATCTGGGAGAACTTGGCTACGTTGCGCCGGAGTATCCGAGTACAATGGTTGCTTCTCTAAAAGGGGATGTTTATGGTTTTGGAATTGTGCTTCTGGAGTTGGCCACCGGTCGAAAACCTCTCGATGTCAACAATGTAGAGGAAGAATTTAAGGGTAATTTGGTGGATTGGGTGAACAAGCTTTCTAGTTCAGGTAGAGCAAAGGATTGCATTGATAAAGCTATATTTGGAAGGGGACATGACGAGGAGATACTCAAGTTCATGAAAATAGCGTCTAGTTGTGTAGTTCCTCACCCTAAGGAGAGGTTGTCTATGTTCGAGGTTTATAATTCCTTGAAGAGTATGGCAAAAGATCACAGTTTCTCtgaatatgatgatgaatttCCATTGATCTTTGGTAAACCCGGAAATGAGAGGGCTTAG
- the LOC130935247 gene encoding ABC transporter B family member 11-like yields the protein MKKAEGESSLDLDSDVIASEIKAGSVSDPLADAVRGTIQNDSEKRKGKDEAKNTIPFYKLFSFADALDYALMIVGTIGAVGNGMANPLMTVVFGNLIDAFGGTSNSQKVVHDVSKLALKFVYLALGSFAGSFLQVSCWIVSGERQCARIRSLYLKTILRQDAGFFDTETNTGEVVGRMSSDTMLIREAMGEKVGQFVQLVASFVGSFVIAFIKGWLLTLVLLSCIPPLVLASAVMSIVIAKVTSRRQVAYSAAASVVEETIASIRTVASFTGEKQAVAKYNQSLLKAYKTGVQEGVASGLGFGSILLIVFCTYALAIWYGGKLILDKDYTAGKIITIIFAILTGSHSLGQTSPSMSSFAAGRAAAYKMFETINRRPDIDAYDTTGRQLDDIRGDIELREVGFSYPSRPDETIFNGFSLFIPSGTTVALVGQSGSGKSTVINLIERFYDPQAGEVLIDNINLKEFNLKWIRQKIGLVSQEPVLFTCSIKENIAYGKDGATDEEIKVAADLANASKFIDTLPQGLDTMIGEHGTQLSGGQKQRVAIARAILKDPRILLLDEATSALDAESEKTVQEALDKIMINRTTVIVAHRLSTVRNAATIAVIHQGKIVEKGSHSELTKDLEGAYSQLNRLQETNSEAEQNFSVETENLESTTNSSRHSSQRFSFRNSTTHVSGVGNIKDNEVALSEDTNSKEPPKIPIRRLAKLNKPEIPVLILGTIAAVANGIILPFFGFMVSKMVNIFYEPADELRKDSRSWAYVFVALGVSAFFINPLRSYFFSVAGEKLVKRMRLICFEKMINMEVSWFDEAEHSSAALGSRLSTDAASIRALVGDALGLMVQNIAAAVAGLVIAFQANWQLSVIILVLLPILALNGILQMKFLQGFTADGKKLYEEASQVASDAVSSSRTVASFCAEEKVMELYKKKCEAPIKAGIKQGIISGVGFGLSFLFLFSVYACSFYAGAKLVGDDKASFSDVFRVFFALNMAAVGMSQTSTLAPDSAKAKSAAASVLAIIDRKSKVDPNDDNGLILENLMGEVEFHHVTFKYPTRPDVQIFRDLCLTIYSGKTFALVGESGSGKSTVVSLLQRFYDPDSGHITLDGIDIQKFQVTWLRQQMGLVSQEPILFNDTIRGNIAYGKGTHATEAEITAAAEMANAHKFISSLQQGYETIVGERGSKLSGGQKQRVAIARAIVKNPKILLLDEATSALDAESEKVVQDALDRVMVERTTIIVAHRLSTIKNADLIAVVKNGVIVEKGNHETLINHGGHYASLVALHTSTS from the exons ATGAAGAAAGCGGAAGGGGAGAGTAGTTTAGATTTAGACAGTGATGTTATTGCATCTGAGATCAAAGCAGGATCAGTAAGTGATCCACTGGCCGACGCGGTTCGAGGAACCATTCAAAATGATTCAGAGAAGAGAAAGGGCAAAGATGAAGCGAAAAACACAATCCCCTTCTACAAGCTCTTCTCTTTTGCAGACGCTTTGGATTATGCATTGATGATTGTGGGGACAATCGGTGCTGTTGGAAATGGAATGGCAAACCCTTTGATGACCGTTGTTTTTGGGAACTTAATTGATGCATTTGGAGGCACCTCAAACTCCCAAAAAGTTGTTCATGATGTTTCCAAG CTGGCTCTCAAGTTTGTATACCTGGCTCTGGGTTCCTTTGCAGGATCCTTTCTTC AGGTTTCTTGCTGGATTGTCTCCGGGGAGCGACAATGTGCAAGAATAAGAAGCTTATACCTGAAAACAATTCTGAGGCAGGATGCCGGCTTCTTCGACACGGAAACCAACACCGGCGAGGTTGTTGGAAGGATGTCAAGTGACACTATGCTAATTCGAGAAGCCATGGGCGAGAAG GTAGGACAGTTTGTACAGTTAGTGGCATCGTTCGTTGGAAGTTTTGTCATAGCGTTCATCAAGGGATGGCTTCTTACCCTTGTTTTGCTGTCCTGTATTCCACCTCTTGTTCTTGCTAGCGCCGTCATGAGTATCGTTATTGCCAAAGTGACATCGCGAAGACAAGTAGCATATTCTGCAGCTGCATCTGTAGTAGAAGAGACAATTGCTTCTATTAGAACT GTTGCGTCATTCACGGGTGAGAAGCAAGCCGTGGCTAAGTATAATCAATCATTGTTGAAAGCTTATAAGACTGGAGTTCAAGAAGGAGTGGCTTCTGGATTGGGATTTGGTTCCATTCTTCTCATTGTTTTCTGCACTTATGCTTTGGCTATATGGTATGGTGGCAAATTGATTTTAGACAAAGATTATACAGCAGGGAAAATTATCACCATAATTTTCGCAATTTTGACAGGATCTCA TTCTCTTGGACAGACCTCTCCTAGCATGAGTTCGTTTGCAGCAGGACGAGCCGCGGCTTATAAGATGTTTGAAACGATTAATAGGCGACCTGATATCGATGCTTACGACACAACTGGCCGGCAGCTGGATGATATTCGAGGCGACATAGAACTGAGAGAAGTTGGCTTCAGTTATCCGTCAAGGCCGGATGAGACTATATTCAATGGATTCTCTTTGTTCATACCAAGTGGCACAACTGTAGCTTTGGTAGGGCAAAGTGGGAGTGGAAAATCAACCGTTATTAACTTGATAGAGAGGTTTTATGATCCGCAAGCTGGTGAAGTTCTCATCGACAACATCAATCTCAAAGAGTTTAATCTGAAATGGATAAGACAAAAGATTGGCCTAGTTAGCCAAGAACCTGTTCTGTTTACTTGCAGCATCAAAGAAAATATTGCTTATGGTAAGGATGGTGCGACTGATGAAGAAATCAAAGTAGCAGCAGATCTTGCAAATGCTTCTAAATTCATAGACACGCTTCCACAG GGACTGGACACGATGATTGGTGAACACGGAACTCAGCTCTCTGGAGGTCAAAAGCAGAGAGTTGCAATAGCAAGAGCCATTTTGAAAGATCCAAGAATTCTACTTCTTGATGAAGCTACAAGTGCACTTGATGCTGAATCCGAGAAAACAGTGCAGGAGGCTCTAGACAAAATCATGATAAATCGAACCACTGTTATTGTAGCTCACCGCTTAAGCACTGTTAGAAATGCTGCCACTATAGCTGTAATTCATCAAGGAAAAATAGTAGAAAAAg GTTCACATTCTGAGCTCACTAAAGATCTTGAAGGAGCCTACAGCCAACTCAACAGATTGCAAGAGACTAACAGTGAGGCAGAACAGAATTTTTCTGTTGAAACAGAAAACCTTGAATCTACTACAAATTCTTCAAGGCATTCAAGTCAACGGTTTTCTTTTAGAAATTCCACAACTCATGTATCCGGCGTTGGAAACATCAAAGACAATGAAGTTGCTCTTTCTGAAGACACAAACTCAAAAGAACCTCCAAAAATACCAATCCGTCGCTTAGCTAAACTAAACAAGCCTGAGATCCCAGTCTTAATACTAGGGACTATAGCTGCAGTGGCCAATGGCATCATATTACCCTTTTTCGGGTTCATGGTTTCAAAGATGGTCAATATTTTCTATGAGCCTGCGGATGAACTCCGCAAAGATTCAAGATCTTGGGCGTATGTTTTCGTGGCGCTTGGCGTATCAGCGTTCTTTATCAATCCCTTGAGGTCCTACTTCTTTTCTGTTGCTGGTGAAAAGCTGGTAAAAAGAATGAGACTAATCTGTTTTGAGAAAATGATTAATATGGAAGTTAGTTGGTTTGATGAAGCTGAGCATTCAAGTGCTGCACTTGGATCAAGGCTGTCCACTGATGCAGCATCTATTCGAGCTTTGGTTGGCGACGCGCTCGGATTAATGGTTCAGAACATAGCTGCTGCAGTTGCAGGCCTGGTGATTGCATTCCAAGCAAACTGGCAGCTCTCTGTTATAATTCTTGTATTGCTGCCTATATTAGCACTTAACGGAATTCTTCAGATGAAGTTCTTACAAGGATTCACTGCAGATGGAAAG AAATTATACGAGGAAGCAAGTCAAGTAGCAAGTGATGCTGTAAGCAGCAGTAGgactgtggcatctttctgcgcTGAAGAGAAGGTGATGGAGTTGTACAAGAAGAAATGTGAGGCACCGATTAAGGCAGGCATAAAGCAAGGGATAATAAGTGGAGTTGGTTTTGGGTTATCATTCTTGTTTCTGTTTTCAGTGTATGCATGTAGTTTCTATGCTGGAGCTAAACTTGTAGGGGATGATAAAGCATCTTTCTCTGATGTTTTCCGC GTCTTCTTTGCCCTGAATATGGCTGCTGTGGGGATGTCTCAAACTAGCACCTTGGCCCCTGACTCAGCTAAAGCTAAAAGTGCTGCTGCTTCTGTGTTGGCCATTATTGACAGAAAATCAAAAGTAGATCCCAATGATGACAATGGTCTGATTCTAGAAAACTTGATGGGAGAAGTAGAGTTTCACCATGTCACTTTCAAGTACCCCACAAGACCTGATGTTCAAATATTTAGAGATCTTTGCTTGACTATTTATTCTGGCAAG ACATTTGCATTGGTTGGTGAAAGTGGAAGTGGAAAATCAACTGTGGTATCACTGTTACAAAGATTTTACGACCCAGATTCAGGTCATATCACACTTGATGGAATAGATATCCAGAAATTTCAAGTTACATGGTTAAGACAACAGATGGGCTTGGTAAGCCAAGAGCCTATTTTGTTTAATGATACAATCAGAGGCAACATTGCATATGGAAAAGGAACACATGCAACAGAGGCAGAGATTACAGCTGCAGCAGAAATGGCAAATGCCCACAAGTTCATCAGTAGTTTGCAACAG GGTTATGAAACCATTGTGGGGGAAAGAGGATCAAAACTATCTGGTGGACAGAAGCAGCGCGTGGCAATTGCAAGAGCAATAGTgaagaatccaaaaatattacTACTAGATGAAGCCACCAGTGCCCTGGATGCAGAGTCTGAAAAGGTTGTTCAAGATGCACTAGATAGAGTAATGGTGGAACGAACCACAATCATAGTGGCTCATAGGCTATCCACTATTAAGAACGCAGATTTAATTGCAGTGGTTAAGAATGGGGTCATTGTAGAGAAAGGAAACCATGAAACATTGATCAACCATGGTGGCCATTATGCTTCTTTGGTAGCATTGCACACAAGTACATCATAA